One region of Marivirga arenosa genomic DNA includes:
- a CDS encoding LexA family transcriptional regulator, producing the protein MSLINNNIKYLRKEKGWTQQELADELGVKRPQIGSYEEGRADPRIQTLMKLSDLFNVSVDDLIGKDLSRPLSVARKPTKILAITVDSQERENIELVPQKASAGYTNGYADPEYLQELPRFQLPNLPTNSTYRAFEISGDSMLPLEPGTIIIGEYVESAQDIRNGKTYIIVSEQEGVVYKRVFNYSDEKGVLFMVSDNTVYSPYEIPVESVMEIWEAKAFISTKFPDVKHNAEQSMSLRELTNIVLEIKDEVTKLKK; encoded by the coding sequence ATGAGCTTGATTAATAACAACATAAAATATCTTCGGAAGGAAAAAGGTTGGACGCAGCAAGAATTAGCAGATGAACTAGGGGTGAAACGGCCTCAAATAGGATCTTATGAAGAGGGTAGGGCTGATCCAAGAATTCAGACTTTAATGAAGTTATCAGATTTATTTAATGTATCAGTTGATGATCTGATAGGGAAAGATTTATCTCGCCCTTTAAGTGTTGCTCGAAAGCCTACAAAGATTTTAGCCATTACAGTAGATAGTCAAGAGCGGGAAAATATTGAATTAGTGCCTCAGAAAGCTTCAGCAGGTTATACTAATGGCTATGCGGATCCTGAATATCTACAAGAATTACCACGCTTTCAATTACCTAATTTACCTACCAATAGTACTTATCGTGCTTTTGAAATTAGTGGAGACTCTATGCTGCCATTGGAACCAGGTACCATCATTATTGGGGAATATGTTGAAAGTGCTCAAGATATCCGAAATGGCAAAACATATATAATAGTTAGTGAGCAGGAAGGAGTAGTTTACAAGAGAGTTTTTAATTATTCTGATGAAAAGGGAGTACTTTTTATGGTGTCAGATAATACAGTTTACTCACCTTACGAAATTCCTGTTGAAAGTGTAATGGAAATATGGGAAGCTAAAGCTTTTATCAGCACTAAATTTCCAGATGTGAAGCACAATGCAGAACAGTCAATGAGTCTTCGAGAACTTACCAATATTGTATTGGAGATTAAGGATGAGGTAACTAAGCTGAAGAAGTGA
- a CDS encoding SLC13 family permease, with translation MELSSIITILVIVSAVVLFAKEAVRVDLVAIGVMVLWIVFDILSPEESFRGFANSATLTVTAMFILSSALIRAGVIKLLAPLTTRLFNKSYRGAILGMSTWVGVLSAFINNTPVVATFIPIVSKAARRLNLHPTKFLIPLSYGAILGGTCTLIGTSTNLLVAGIAQDKGVNEIGLFTMTPIGLVFLAVGLLYLMFTGKHLLPKESKSEPLQDESQIKTFLTEIKIQDLPDDKQEVSIEELFKEKDLSFEVEELNRGDEIVEKPEMSKVLQPDDIMLIKGELEKVKQIVADQHLSIVKSITDKNFPNEETKVVEVIVMPGSQLVDKKLGNVSFLKNYHSHLLAIRHRGKRKFTDMENIRLKIGDILLLQTSNRGYELLQKAESNPNAPFLSIRESELDIPDKRKLYISGGILALVILAATFNIVPIVASAWAGVFLLGLFRVISMTDAYRSIDWQVIFLLSGSLSFGAAMDKSGLNDWLVSNLTSFTESQITPFLIIAMVYLLTMVFTEIMSNNAAAALMAPLSMAIAQALGFNSLPFLIAVMMAGSASFMTPIGYQTNTMVYSAGNYQFKDFFKIGAPLGFMFWIIASLLIPIFYSL, from the coding sequence ATGGAATTATCTTCAATTATCACCATTTTAGTTATAGTATCAGCCGTAGTACTATTTGCTAAAGAAGCTGTACGCGTTGATTTAGTAGCTATAGGAGTTATGGTGCTTTGGATAGTATTTGACATTTTAAGCCCTGAAGAAAGTTTTAGAGGCTTTGCGAATAGCGCTACACTTACTGTAACTGCCATGTTTATTTTGAGTAGTGCTCTTATCAGGGCGGGTGTTATAAAGTTATTGGCTCCCTTGACTACGCGCTTATTCAATAAATCCTATAGAGGGGCTATTTTAGGAATGAGCACATGGGTAGGGGTATTGTCAGCTTTTATCAATAATACTCCAGTGGTTGCAACTTTTATTCCTATCGTATCAAAGGCAGCAAGAAGGCTAAATTTACATCCCACTAAATTTCTTATCCCACTTTCTTATGGAGCTATTTTAGGTGGTACTTGTACATTAATAGGAACCTCTACTAATCTGTTAGTGGCAGGAATTGCTCAGGATAAAGGTGTAAATGAAATAGGGTTATTTACGATGACTCCCATCGGACTTGTTTTTTTAGCAGTGGGCTTACTGTATTTAATGTTTACTGGAAAGCATTTATTGCCAAAAGAATCCAAATCTGAGCCTTTACAGGATGAAAGTCAGATAAAAACTTTCCTGACAGAAATAAAAATTCAAGACTTACCAGATGATAAACAAGAGGTAAGTATAGAAGAATTATTTAAAGAGAAGGACTTAAGTTTTGAGGTAGAGGAATTGAATAGAGGAGATGAGATTGTTGAAAAACCAGAAATGAGCAAAGTCCTTCAGCCAGATGATATCATGCTCATAAAAGGAGAATTAGAAAAGGTGAAGCAAATAGTGGCGGATCAACATTTATCTATCGTAAAATCGATAACGGATAAGAATTTCCCTAATGAAGAAACCAAAGTGGTAGAAGTAATTGTGATGCCAGGATCGCAGTTGGTAGATAAAAAGCTGGGGAATGTTAGTTTTCTTAAAAATTATCATTCTCACTTGCTGGCTATTAGGCACAGAGGTAAGCGTAAGTTTACAGATATGGAGAATATCCGGTTAAAGATTGGGGATATTTTACTTTTACAAACTAGTAATAGGGGATATGAGCTTTTACAGAAAGCAGAAAGTAATCCTAACGCACCTTTTTTATCAATCCGTGAAAGTGAATTGGATATACCGGATAAAAGAAAGTTGTACATATCAGGTGGAATTCTAGCTCTAGTGATTTTAGCAGCAACTTTTAATATTGTTCCTATTGTTGCTTCTGCCTGGGCGGGTGTGTTTTTGTTAGGTTTGTTTCGGGTGATTAGTATGACTGATGCTTATCGATCTATCGATTGGCAGGTGATTTTTTTGCTATCGGGCTCATTAAGTTTTGGAGCAGCTATGGATAAGAGTGGATTGAATGATTGGCTTGTGTCGAATTTAACTTCTTTTACTGAAAGCCAAATAACTCCTTTTCTTATTATAGCAATGGTGTATCTGTTGACTATGGTTTTTACTGAAATCATGTCAAATAATGCAGCAGCGGCTTTAATGGCACCACTTTCAATGGCTATAGCTCAAGCTTTAGGATTTAATTCACTACCCTTTTTAATTGCAGTTATGATGGCGGGTAGCGCCAGCTTTATGACTCCTATTGGCTACCAAACCAATACAATGGTTTACAGTGCTGGTAATTATCAATTCAAAGATTTCTTTAAGATAGGGGCACCGCTTGGGTTCATGTTTTGGATTATTGCATCATTGCTTATTCCAATATTTTATTCACTTTGA
- the dnaE gene encoding DNA polymerase III subunit alpha yields the protein MYINCHTHFSFKYGTLSPKELLFECIENDIHTIALTDIHSTAAYIEVFRYLKNEFPDYSLKVVPGIEFHRQGKLIYIGIARNNHGFEELNAFLSYYNRNDLPIQSRPRFTDNVAVIYPMNLAPESLRTNEFIGVKTTDLNRLRYKHRQFPKEKLLALNPVTFKNKTGYNMHRLLRAIQQNQLLSRLDKELQANTDEFMKPQHVLKQQYHGFEFMLTQANQLLEECQFEIEFHQSKNKRSLLGSAIEDWHYFESEARKGFKNRYGKQNAVLTERFEREMEIIRQKDFTAYYLITYDMIQFAQRKGFPHVGRGSGANSMIAYCLGITNVDPIDLDLYFERFLNPSRTSPPDFDIDFSWQHRDEVIQYMFEKHNSHHTCLLGTHTTMKYRMMLRELAKVFGLPKSEIDKLADNPSYGRKDPYMQKIMHYTQHMVAKEFPANISIHAGGLLITEKPIYTYTATEMPPKGFPVSHFDMYSAEDIGIYKFDILSQRGLGHIQDTIKIVEENQGKKVDPRKIHTKILEKDPAIKNLIRNGETMGCFYVESPAMRMLLAKLECEDYITLVAASSIIRPGVAQSGMMRTYIERHHSNGNYESIHPIMDELMKETYGVMVYQEDVIRVAHHFGGLSLSEADILRRGMSGKYRSRKEFERVEKQYFKNCREKGYDEKVIQRVWYEISSFSGFSFAKGHSASFAVESYESLFLKAHFPIEFMVGVINNFGGFYKTEFYIHEARKAGAEIINPCINKSNYLTRIEGKKIYLGFIHIKDLEKKVAENISLERNVNGNFKSMEDFKRRIPIKKEQLFALIKIGTFNIFNKPQKHLLWKAYSLYHKKKETYNTDLFASEKPIEFKLPEMNTNPLEKAFNELLILGYPISNPYILINSNKTANTYANELKMKIHKNVHMIGYLITIKKTSTKNGEPMYFATFHDKNENVFDTVHFPEVATKYPFKGKGFYSLYGKIVLDFNYPMLEVSYMQKQGWLNPAYSEAQPMMS from the coding sequence ATGTATATTAATTGTCATACACACTTTAGTTTCAAATACGGCACGCTCTCCCCGAAAGAGCTATTATTTGAATGTATTGAAAATGATATTCATACTATTGCACTAACGGATATACACAGTACAGCTGCCTACATAGAAGTTTTTCGCTATCTTAAAAATGAATTTCCTGACTATTCTTTGAAAGTAGTTCCTGGTATTGAATTCCATCGGCAGGGTAAATTAATCTATATCGGAATCGCTAGAAATAATCATGGTTTCGAAGAACTCAATGCTTTTTTATCTTACTATAACCGTAATGATTTACCTATTCAAAGTAGACCAAGATTTACTGATAATGTTGCAGTCATATATCCTATGAATTTAGCTCCTGAAAGCCTTAGGACCAATGAATTTATTGGAGTAAAAACGACAGATCTGAATCGATTAAGATATAAACATCGGCAATTCCCGAAAGAGAAATTATTAGCATTGAATCCGGTAACCTTTAAAAACAAAACAGGCTACAATATGCATCGTTTACTGCGTGCTATTCAGCAAAACCAGTTATTAAGTAGGCTAGATAAAGAGTTACAGGCTAATACAGATGAATTCATGAAGCCCCAGCATGTTTTAAAACAACAATACCATGGATTTGAATTCATGCTTACTCAGGCCAATCAGCTTTTAGAAGAATGCCAGTTTGAAATTGAATTTCATCAATCTAAGAACAAGCGATCATTACTAGGTTCTGCAATTGAAGACTGGCATTACTTTGAATCAGAAGCACGAAAAGGTTTTAAAAATAGATATGGTAAACAAAATGCTGTTTTAACAGAGCGCTTTGAAAGGGAAATGGAAATTATCCGCCAAAAAGATTTTACAGCCTACTACCTTATCACCTATGATATGATTCAATTTGCTCAGCGAAAAGGTTTCCCCCATGTTGGGCGTGGCAGTGGCGCTAATAGTATGATTGCTTATTGTTTAGGTATTACCAATGTAGATCCCATTGATTTAGATCTATACTTTGAAAGATTTCTTAATCCATCACGTACCTCTCCTCCTGATTTTGATATAGATTTTTCGTGGCAACATAGAGATGAAGTGATTCAATATATGTTTGAAAAGCATAATTCTCATCACACCTGCTTATTAGGCACTCATACTACCATGAAATACAGAATGATGCTACGAGAGTTAGCTAAAGTTTTTGGTTTACCCAAAAGTGAAATTGATAAACTAGCTGACAATCCTTCTTACGGAAGAAAGGATCCATACATGCAGAAAATCATGCATTATACTCAGCATATGGTAGCGAAAGAATTCCCTGCTAATATATCAATCCATGCAGGTGGACTGCTTATCACAGAGAAACCAATCTATACATATACCGCAACAGAAATGCCACCTAAAGGATTTCCTGTATCTCATTTTGATATGTACAGTGCTGAAGATATCGGTATTTATAAATTTGATATTTTGAGTCAGAGAGGCTTAGGACATATACAAGACACCATTAAAATTGTTGAAGAAAATCAAGGTAAAAAGGTAGACCCTCGAAAAATTCATACCAAAATACTTGAAAAGGACCCAGCAATTAAGAACCTAATAAGAAATGGTGAAACAATGGGTTGTTTTTATGTAGAATCTCCTGCGATGAGAATGCTATTAGCTAAACTAGAATGCGAGGATTACATCACTTTAGTGGCAGCGAGCTCAATTATAAGGCCAGGAGTCGCTCAATCAGGGATGATGAGAACCTATATTGAACGTCACCATAGCAATGGCAATTACGAGTCTATACATCCTATAATGGATGAGCTAATGAAGGAGACTTATGGAGTGATGGTATACCAGGAAGATGTAATACGGGTAGCCCACCATTTTGGAGGATTAAGTTTAAGTGAAGCAGATATTCTGCGGAGGGGTATGTCTGGAAAATATAGATCCCGAAAAGAGTTTGAAAGAGTAGAAAAGCAATATTTTAAGAATTGTCGTGAAAAAGGGTATGATGAAAAAGTAATCCAAAGAGTTTGGTATGAAATATCAAGTTTCTCAGGCTTCTCATTTGCAAAAGGTCATTCTGCTAGCTTTGCGGTGGAAAGTTATGAAAGTCTCTTTCTAAAAGCGCATTTTCCGATTGAGTTTATGGTTGGGGTTATTAATAACTTTGGCGGATTTTATAAAACAGAATTCTATATACATGAAGCAAGAAAAGCAGGAGCTGAAATCATCAATCCATGTATAAATAAAAGCAATTACTTAACTAGAATCGAAGGCAAAAAAATCTATCTAGGTTTTATTCATATTAAAGATTTAGAGAAAAAAGTTGCTGAAAATATATCCCTTGAAAGAAATGTTAATGGCAACTTTAAAAGTATGGAAGATTTCAAAAGAAGAATACCTATTAAAAAAGAACAGCTGTTTGCTCTAATAAAAATTGGAACCTTTAACATCTTTAATAAACCTCAAAAGCATTTATTATGGAAGGCCTACTCCTTATATCATAAAAAGAAAGAAACTTATAATACCGATCTTTTTGCTTCTGAAAAGCCCATTGAATTTAAACTACCTGAAATGAATACTAATCCACTAGAAAAGGCATTTAATGAATTATTGATTTTAGGATATCCTATATCTAATCCATATATATTAATCAACAGTAACAAAACAGCTAACACTTATGCAAATGAATTAAAAATGAAGATTCATAAAAATGTTCATATGATTGGCTATTTAATAACAATAAAAAAAACAAGTACTAAAAACGGAGAACCTATGTATTTCGCAACCTTTCATGATAAAAATGAGAATGTATTTGACACGGTACATTTCCCAGAAGTTGCAACCAAGTATCCCTTTAAGGGGAAAGGGTTTTATAGCTTATATGGTAAGATTGTGTTAGACTTTAACTATCCCATGCTAGAGGTAAGTTATATGCAAAAGCAAGGGTGGTTAAACCCAGCCTATTCAGAAGCCCAACCCATGATGTCATGA
- the dinB gene encoding DNA polymerase IV, which translates to MKENTTRSIIHLDMDTFFVSVERLLDSSLNGRPVIVGGGHRGVVAACSYETRVHGVHSAMPMKSALQLCPEAIVIPGDMQNYSYYSKMITEIIKSESPIFEKASVDEFYLDVSGMDKYFGCYQWGKELRKKIIKESGLPISMGLSQNKMVSKVATGEAKPNNTKQILPGTEIEFLDPMPVGKIPMIGKKTSELLRSMGVKRVETLRQIPRQLMEHTFGKNGILMWQRAQGIDNTPITPYTEQKSISTESTFHDDSMDVKQMKAILVAMIEKLAHKLRDQNRLTSIISIKIRYSNFDTESKQKRISYTASDKSLIRFGKELFDQLYTRRMMIRLIGVRLSGLVHGNYQINLFDDTEEYIQLYQALDKIRHKHGLESIVRGNTVGLDKRLRRDENWFGAN; encoded by the coding sequence ATGAAAGAAAATACTACAAGATCTATCATTCATTTAGATATGGATACCTTCTTTGTGTCTGTAGAACGACTATTGGACTCAAGTTTAAATGGTAGGCCTGTTATAGTGGGAGGTGGCCATAGAGGTGTGGTAGCGGCTTGTAGTTATGAAACCAGAGTACATGGGGTGCACTCTGCCATGCCCATGAAATCAGCCCTACAGCTTTGCCCTGAAGCAATCGTAATTCCAGGAGATATGCAGAATTACAGTTATTACTCTAAAATGATAACAGAGATTATAAAAAGTGAATCTCCCATTTTTGAAAAAGCTTCTGTAGATGAATTCTATTTGGATGTAAGTGGAATGGATAAATATTTCGGGTGCTACCAATGGGGAAAAGAACTAAGGAAGAAAATTATTAAAGAAAGTGGCCTCCCTATTAGTATGGGCTTATCTCAAAATAAGATGGTATCAAAAGTAGCTACAGGAGAAGCCAAACCTAATAATACTAAACAAATACTTCCTGGTACGGAAATAGAGTTTTTAGATCCTATGCCTGTTGGTAAAATCCCTATGATCGGAAAAAAAACATCTGAGCTTTTACGATCTATGGGAGTAAAAAGAGTAGAAACACTCCGCCAAATTCCTAGACAATTAATGGAACATACCTTCGGTAAAAATGGTATTTTGATGTGGCAGAGAGCGCAAGGCATTGACAATACCCCTATTACGCCCTATACCGAACAAAAATCGATCTCTACTGAAAGTACTTTTCATGATGATAGTATGGACGTAAAACAAATGAAAGCCATACTGGTAGCGATGATTGAGAAGTTAGCACATAAACTCCGTGACCAGAACCGCCTGACTTCCATTATCTCTATCAAAATTCGATACAGTAATTTCGATACGGAAAGCAAGCAGAAAAGAATAAGTTATACTGCCAGCGATAAATCATTAATTCGGTTTGGTAAAGAACTATTTGATCAATTATATACCCGCAGAATGATGATTAGATTAATTGGGGTTCGCCTCAGCGGATTAGTACATGGTAACTATCAAATCAACCTTTTTGATGATACTGAAGAGTATATCCAACTCTATCAAGCCCTTGATAAAATTCGCCATAAGCATGGGCTTGAAAGCATCGTAAGAGGAAATACCGTTGGATTAGACAAAAGACTCCGAAGAGATGAAAACTGGTTTGGAGCAAATTAA